One region of Arthrobacter sp. StoSoilB22 genomic DNA includes:
- a CDS encoding cation diffusion facilitator family transporter gives MGHDHNHSHGVTATGKHRKRLIAVLAITLGVVGIQVVGAVVSGSLALLADAGHMLSDAAGVFIALMAAWIATRPASDQRTYGYQRAEVLAALANALILIVIAVVIMIEAIRRFGEPTEIQTDVMLWAAILGAVANLVSLLILQGAQKESLNVRGAYLEVLGDLLGSIAVIVAAVVIMTTGFSAADPLASVLIALMIIPRAWHLLRDVVDVLLEATPKGVDVNMIREHIVAVDGVVDAHDIHIWTITSGVPVFSAHVVVEDAVLNATGADNILDQLGSCLGRHFDTEHCTFQLEPVSHSEHESHQHA, from the coding sequence ATGGGGCACGACCACAACCACTCCCACGGAGTCACAGCAACCGGCAAGCACCGGAAGCGGCTTATCGCCGTCCTGGCCATCACCTTAGGGGTGGTGGGCATCCAGGTGGTTGGCGCCGTCGTGTCCGGATCCTTGGCGCTGCTGGCTGATGCCGGACACATGCTTTCTGACGCCGCTGGGGTGTTCATCGCCCTGATGGCGGCGTGGATTGCCACGCGCCCAGCGAGCGACCAGCGAACATACGGCTACCAACGAGCTGAGGTTCTGGCCGCGCTGGCCAATGCCCTGATCCTGATTGTGATCGCTGTGGTGATCATGATCGAGGCCATTCGCCGCTTCGGCGAACCCACGGAAATCCAAACGGACGTCATGCTGTGGGCTGCCATTTTGGGTGCTGTGGCCAACCTCGTTTCCTTGCTGATCCTCCAAGGGGCGCAGAAGGAAAGCCTCAATGTCCGCGGCGCCTACCTTGAAGTCCTGGGCGACCTTCTTGGCTCCATCGCCGTCATCGTTGCGGCCGTGGTGATCATGACCACGGGATTCAGTGCTGCTGACCCGTTGGCATCGGTACTGATTGCCCTGATGATCATTCCGCGTGCCTGGCATCTGCTCCGTGACGTGGTGGATGTGCTTTTGGAAGCCACACCCAAGGGCGTTGATGTAAACATGATCAGGGAACACATAGTTGCCGTGGACGGTGTGGTTGATGCCCATGACATCCACATCTGGACCATCACATCCGGCGTTCCCGTATTCTCAGCCCACGTGGTGGTGGAGGATGCGGTCCTGAACGCGACGGGGGCGGACAACATCCTGGACCAGCTGGGCTCGTGCCTTGGCCGGCATTTCGACACGGAGCACTGCACTTTCCAGTTGGAGCCAGTGAGCCACTCCGAACACGAATCACACCAGCACGCCTAG
- a CDS encoding metallopeptidase family protein, which yields MPANLPPGLPIIPDGDRPSSPLRERNAVHSPVENRRVDDVPGPYEMSAEDFEEAVSDALQLIPPKAASAMDNVAIFIEDDYTPQPGEDPGTVLLGLYEGVPLTERDSWWEAGSLPDRITIFRQPILNICSTREEVIDEVAITVVHEIAHHFGIDDDRLHELGWG from the coding sequence ATGCCCGCGAATCTTCCTCCCGGCCTGCCCATCATTCCCGACGGCGATCGCCCCTCCTCGCCGCTACGGGAACGGAACGCAGTGCACAGTCCCGTCGAAAACAGGCGTGTTGATGATGTTCCAGGGCCTTACGAAATGTCGGCCGAAGATTTTGAAGAAGCCGTCAGTGACGCCCTGCAGCTGATCCCGCCCAAAGCGGCCAGCGCCATGGACAATGTGGCCATCTTCATCGAGGACGACTACACACCACAACCCGGAGAAGATCCTGGCACCGTGTTGCTGGGGCTCTACGAGGGAGTTCCGTTGACCGAACGGGATTCCTGGTGGGAAGCAGGCTCCCTCCCTGACCGGATCACGATCTTCCGCCAACCCATCCTGAACATTTGCAGCACCCGCGAAGAAGTTATTGATGAGGTGGCCATCACCGTGGTGCATGAGATAGCTCACCATTTTGGGATAGACGACGACCGCTTGCATGAACTCGGCTGGGGCTAG
- a CDS encoding carbohydrate kinase, protein MTGTASLAPEPLDVVVVGEALIDIVQSTNGQKEYPGGSPANVSYGLGLLDVKTGLLTAIGRDERGDAIAAHLQKAGVVLLPGSMSAGKTATATARITADGSADYTFDIDWALAPLALPYAPRILHTGSIATFLEPGASVVRSLLEQAQGGCMVTYDPNIRPDLLGSHHEALSLFEEIVPLTDVVKLSGSDARWLYPGKALEDTASHLLALGTGLAVVTQGVKGSLMATKHIQLNVPAVPATVADTIGAGDSYTAALIMGLLLRGSDGLAPTVLERIGTIASMAASIAVGRPGANPPTHRELLMGMAR, encoded by the coding sequence ATGACCGGCACCGCTTCCCTTGCACCTGAGCCCCTCGACGTCGTCGTAGTGGGTGAGGCCCTGATCGACATCGTCCAGTCGACGAACGGGCAGAAGGAGTACCCCGGCGGTTCGCCGGCGAATGTCTCCTATGGCCTTGGCTTGTTGGACGTGAAAACGGGCCTGCTCACAGCGATCGGTCGTGACGAGCGGGGTGACGCCATCGCTGCGCACCTGCAAAAAGCAGGTGTTGTGTTGTTGCCCGGTTCCATGTCCGCGGGCAAGACAGCGACGGCGACAGCCAGGATAACCGCCGATGGTTCAGCAGATTACACCTTCGACATCGACTGGGCGCTGGCTCCACTCGCTTTGCCCTATGCGCCAAGAATCCTGCATACCGGTTCCATCGCCACGTTCCTGGAGCCCGGTGCAAGCGTTGTCCGGAGCCTGTTGGAACAGGCCCAGGGCGGGTGCATGGTCACGTACGACCCCAATATCCGTCCCGACCTTCTGGGAAGCCACCACGAGGCACTCTCACTGTTCGAGGAAATAGTGCCCCTGACGGACGTAGTTAAACTCAGCGGCTCCGACGCCCGGTGGCTCTACCCTGGCAAAGCGCTTGAGGACACCGCGAGCCACCTGCTGGCCCTTGGCACAGGGCTTGCTGTGGTGACCCAAGGAGTCAAGGGCTCGCTCATGGCCACCAAACACATTCAACTCAACGTTCCGGCCGTTCCGGCTACCGTGGCGGACACCATCGGCGCCGGAGACTCCTATACGGCAGCGCTCATCATGGGGCTGCTGCTGCGGGGCAGCGATGGCCTGGCGCCCACGGTGCTGGAACGGATCGGCACCATCGCCTCCATGGCTGCTTCCATTGCTGTGGGCCGGCCGGGTGCAAACCCGCCCACGCACCGCGAACTACTGATGGGAATGGCCCGCTAA
- a CDS encoding DMT family transporter produces the protein MTTTTPAEPGQPSPGLPQRTTPAPGAPISKLGIAAVIITVVLWASAFVGIRAVGPSFSPGSLTLGRLAVAAVVLGIVVLPTLKVWPSGREWLPIVAYGVMWFGGYNVALNAAEHMLDAGTSAMLINVSPILIAILAGIFLKEGFPRWLLIGSGVAFCGVAMIALGSGQRSTADVAGVLLCLLAAVLASVSAILQKPVLRKFTAGQATWFGIMVGAICCLPWTGQLIAEVQVAPLPATLGLVYLGIFPTAIAFTTWAYALSLISAGKLAATTYLVPGTTILISWAVLQEVPTIWGLIGGVICLIGVGLTRRQTRQPRQPRS, from the coding sequence ATGACAACCACCACCCCGGCCGAACCCGGCCAGCCTTCCCCGGGCCTGCCCCAGCGCACCACCCCCGCGCCGGGAGCACCCATCAGCAAACTCGGCATCGCGGCCGTCATCATTACGGTGGTCCTGTGGGCTTCGGCCTTTGTGGGCATCCGCGCAGTGGGCCCAAGCTTCTCCCCCGGTTCCTTGACGCTCGGACGCTTGGCGGTTGCCGCCGTCGTGCTTGGAATCGTGGTGCTGCCCACGCTGAAGGTCTGGCCGAGCGGCCGCGAGTGGTTGCCGATCGTGGCGTACGGGGTGATGTGGTTCGGCGGCTACAACGTGGCGCTGAACGCCGCAGAGCACATGCTGGACGCCGGCACCAGCGCCATGCTGATTAACGTCTCCCCCATCCTCATCGCGATTCTTGCCGGCATCTTCCTCAAGGAAGGCTTCCCGCGGTGGTTGCTGATCGGCAGCGGCGTGGCCTTCTGCGGCGTCGCCATGATTGCCTTGGGTTCCGGACAGCGTTCGACGGCGGACGTGGCCGGTGTGCTTTTGTGCTTGCTTGCCGCTGTGCTCGCCTCGGTGAGCGCGATCCTGCAGAAACCCGTTCTGCGGAAGTTCACCGCAGGGCAAGCGACGTGGTTCGGCATCATGGTAGGTGCCATCTGCTGCCTGCCATGGACGGGTCAGCTGATCGCAGAAGTCCAGGTAGCGCCGCTTCCCGCCACCCTGGGGCTGGTGTATTTGGGTATCTTCCCCACAGCCATCGCCTTCACCACTTGGGCTTATGCGCTTTCCCTGATCTCGGCTGGAAAGCTGGCCGCCACCACCTACCTTGTCCCGGGCACCACCATCCTGATTTCGTGGGCGGTACTCCAGGAAGTCCCCACCATTTGGGGATTGATCGGCGGCGTCATCTGCCTGATCGGCGTCGGGTTGACGCGACGCCAGACCCGGCAGCCCCGCCAGCCCCGCAGTTAG
- a CDS encoding SIS domain-containing protein: MLGFKEEEFLTQTRSALALQGQIESVVDSIQERQLTNMFLIGAGGTYAAMLPYEHFIRSRSTLPVRASIGKELMLAEDPTFGPGSVAVFASVSGTTEDVIEAIEFAKAKGAYTIGFTGFADSPFAKALDVALVTEPKTWPFDIPMILLSTRLLAARGEFEGYEELAAELQTVPESLVGVARQAESVAEAFAEKNKDADYHFLVGTGNLWGLTYLYSMCILEEMQWLRTTRVHGAEFFHGSLELIEEDTSLMLLVGEDETRPLMDRVAKFAENYNKNTTLLDSKDYDLPGVSPRFRALLSPLVLDTVLDRFSKHLERVRNHSLDLRRYYRVVEY, from the coding sequence GTGCTTGGCTTCAAAGAAGAGGAATTCCTCACGCAGACCCGTAGTGCTCTGGCGCTGCAGGGGCAGATCGAATCGGTAGTCGACTCCATCCAGGAACGGCAGCTGACCAACATGTTCCTCATTGGTGCCGGCGGAACCTACGCCGCGATGCTGCCGTACGAGCACTTCATCCGATCCCGGTCCACGTTGCCTGTCCGTGCATCCATCGGCAAAGAGCTGATGTTGGCCGAGGATCCCACGTTCGGCCCCGGCTCCGTAGCTGTCTTCGCTTCCGTCTCCGGCACCACCGAAGACGTTATCGAGGCCATCGAGTTTGCCAAGGCCAAGGGCGCCTACACCATAGGCTTCACCGGATTCGCGGATAGCCCGTTTGCTAAAGCCCTCGACGTTGCCTTGGTTACCGAACCTAAAACCTGGCCCTTTGATATCCCCATGATTCTCTTGAGCACCCGCCTCCTTGCTGCTCGCGGCGAATTTGAGGGGTACGAAGAACTGGCGGCCGAGCTGCAAACCGTCCCCGAGAGCCTGGTGGGCGTCGCCCGGCAAGCAGAATCAGTGGCAGAAGCCTTTGCGGAGAAGAACAAAGACGCTGACTATCACTTCCTGGTGGGCACCGGAAACCTGTGGGGCCTCACCTACCTCTACTCCATGTGCATCCTGGAAGAAATGCAGTGGCTCCGGACCACCCGCGTGCACGGTGCTGAGTTCTTCCACGGCTCCTTGGAACTCATCGAAGAAGACACCAGCCTCATGCTGCTGGTGGGTGAGGACGAGACGCGTCCACTGATGGACCGCGTTGCCAAATTCGCCGAAAACTACAACAAGAACACCACCTTGCTGGACAGCAAGGACTACGATCTGCCGGGCGTCAGCCCCCGTTTCCGTGCGCTCCTGTCCCCGTTGGTTCTGGATACCGTCCTGGACAGGTTCAGCAAGCACCTCGAACGCGTCCGAAACCACTCCTTGGATCTGCGCCGCTACTACCGAGTGGTGGAGTACTGA
- a CDS encoding PfkB family carbohydrate kinase — protein MKVIGFGDNIVDRFLDRKVMYPGGNCVNVAVFAHRLGIESAYLGVFGSDPLGAFVRNAIDSEGVDTSKCIIRDGLNGVTEIKVVDGDRIFLGWNEGGVTTSDPFMLDVEHLRYLASADLVHSSVYSASETQLPAVRSTGALVSFDYSSEPERRSDSYLELTAPYVDLALLSCGNMTVAAVEHDLRRVHSAGVPLAVGTRGPSGAMMYDGERFLTQAAAPTDPRRFADTMGCGDAFLAGLVVSLLGSGWSRTYRPPADDLQRALARGAEHAAAQCYVEGAFGYGRAVEVATSRRGSN, from the coding sequence ATGAAAGTAATCGGATTCGGGGACAACATTGTGGACCGTTTTCTCGACCGCAAAGTGATGTACCCCGGGGGAAACTGCGTTAACGTCGCGGTATTTGCCCATCGGTTGGGCATCGAGTCCGCCTATCTGGGCGTTTTCGGCTCCGATCCCTTGGGTGCTTTTGTCCGGAACGCCATCGATTCGGAGGGTGTTGATACCAGCAAGTGCATCATCCGTGACGGCCTCAATGGCGTCACTGAAATCAAGGTAGTGGACGGCGACCGTATCTTCCTGGGATGGAATGAAGGGGGCGTCACCACAAGTGATCCCTTCATGCTTGACGTTGAACACCTCAGGTACTTGGCCTCCGCCGATCTGGTGCATTCGAGCGTCTATTCCGCGTCGGAGACCCAGTTACCGGCGGTCCGCAGCACTGGTGCCTTAGTCAGTTTCGACTACTCGTCGGAGCCGGAACGTCGATCAGACTCCTATCTGGAACTAACGGCGCCCTACGTGGACCTGGCCCTTTTGTCGTGCGGAAACATGACTGTTGCCGCCGTCGAGCATGACCTCAGGCGAGTACATTCAGCGGGCGTTCCGCTCGCGGTGGGGACGCGCGGGCCGTCAGGGGCAATGATGTACGACGGCGAACGCTTCCTCACGCAGGCAGCGGCACCTACTGATCCACGCCGGTTTGCGGACACGATGGGTTGCGGTGATGCTTTTCTGGCCGGACTCGTGGTCAGTTTGCTTGGCTCCGGTTGGAGCCGAACGTACCGGCCGCCGGCAGACGATTTACAGAGAGCGTTGGCCCGAGGAGCTGAGCATGCCGCGGCGCAGTGTTATGTGGAGGGCGCGTTCGGTTACGGCCGGGCCGTCGAGGTAGCAACTAGTCGTAGAGGGAGCAACTAG
- a CDS encoding LacI family DNA-binding transcriptional regulator, producing MATDHQNHPAAPTITEVAAAAGVGRATVARTLGNYGSVSEATRAKVMRAAEKLGYQPNTLARSMTTGVTKTLGIVLADVANPFFSGVLKGISETAKMAGYDAIILSTDEKLELERDAIAVLLAKQVDGLVVASAAGRSDDVSHLSNAIHRGTPVVLIDRLVDKLETDSVVIDNREAARSAVASLIQNGHRRIAFAWGPVTLSPATDLKQMHSILDEALWSDGERLRGYLDALEEAGIPFDTALITHVLKNEGQATRAVSGMLALADPPTAIFTTETEATVGALHSLRAKNLRVLKDVSLIGFDDSPWAAVMDPPLTMIQQPMRQMGIVASQQLIARIDGDTSEPKKHVLPSQLVARSSDGPVRAARGDS from the coding sequence ATGGCGACGGATCATCAGAACCACCCGGCTGCCCCCACCATTACCGAAGTAGCAGCAGCTGCTGGAGTGGGACGGGCAACGGTGGCTCGAACCCTCGGAAACTATGGATCGGTCAGTGAAGCCACCCGCGCCAAGGTGATGCGGGCGGCCGAAAAGCTGGGTTATCAGCCGAACACTCTGGCGCGCAGCATGACCACGGGAGTCACCAAAACCCTTGGGATTGTGCTGGCGGATGTGGCCAACCCGTTCTTCTCAGGCGTGCTCAAGGGCATCTCGGAAACAGCCAAAATGGCTGGCTACGACGCCATCATCCTGAGCACTGACGAGAAGCTTGAGCTGGAGCGCGACGCCATCGCAGTCCTGCTGGCAAAGCAAGTGGACGGCCTGGTGGTGGCGTCTGCTGCAGGTCGAAGCGATGACGTTTCACATCTATCCAATGCCATTCATCGCGGGACTCCTGTAGTCCTCATAGACCGTTTGGTGGACAAGCTGGAGACGGATTCGGTGGTGATCGACAACCGGGAGGCTGCACGGTCTGCCGTTGCATCGCTTATACAGAATGGTCACCGGCGGATAGCGTTCGCATGGGGGCCCGTCACCCTCAGTCCGGCGACGGACCTGAAGCAGATGCATAGCATCCTGGATGAAGCGCTGTGGAGTGATGGTGAGCGGCTGAGGGGTTATCTCGATGCCTTGGAAGAGGCAGGAATTCCTTTCGACACCGCGCTCATCACCCACGTTCTCAAGAATGAGGGCCAGGCGACGCGGGCTGTTAGCGGAATGTTGGCCCTCGCGGATCCGCCCACTGCCATTTTCACTACCGAAACCGAAGCGACGGTGGGGGCTCTTCATTCTTTGCGTGCCAAAAACCTGCGTGTACTGAAGGATGTCTCCCTCATCGGCTTTGATGACAGCCCTTGGGCGGCCGTCATGGACCCTCCGTTGACTATGATCCAGCAGCCCATGCGCCAGATGGGCATTGTCGCCTCCCAGCAGCTCATCGCAAGGATCGACGGCGACACTTCTGAACCGAAGAAGCACGTTCTGCCCTCGCAGCTCGTGGCCCGTTCATCAGACGGCCCTGTGCGCGCTGCTCGCGGCGACTCGTAA
- a CDS encoding extracellular solute-binding protein, with amino-acid sequence MMRKSTQSLMALLAAAALALTGCSDGGSQPAAALDPNAEPQYTGTLSILTKFGGDPLEPYFEDLAAEYKKLHPEVSFELIQETDQSIKDKTKTLTASQAMPDIYFTWAGSWANNFIDGGLAADLTPIIAPGTEWGNDFGESALKAFAKDGKYFAVPLYNNGKFMGYNQRIFKELGLTPPSTFDELISSCSVLKGAGYEPISFGNKDGWPGLHYLQQLFAYEVPADTLQADFSPATAKLEDRGYLKAMDQFTRLVNECTGSGKDSNGVLYTTAQQALAEGKSGMYYQEILEFDSTASADSKLKQDGLGIFKLPAAADAKGDTQAIEGSPEGYIINARSKNAALAADFMKFVTNSQNAAKLSAPPYGQPSAVKGAVSTENSSGPVIEGIKQVNEASAAITWLDSVTVPAVADAWLAGGEALVAGTQTPDQVLASVRAASSAAK; translated from the coding sequence ATGATGCGTAAAAGCACCCAATCACTGATGGCATTGCTGGCCGCCGCCGCTTTGGCGCTTACTGGTTGTTCCGACGGCGGAAGCCAGCCGGCCGCTGCCTTGGACCCAAACGCTGAACCCCAGTACACGGGAACGCTCAGCATTCTCACAAAGTTCGGCGGTGACCCGCTTGAGCCGTACTTTGAGGATTTAGCTGCGGAGTACAAGAAGCTACACCCGGAAGTGTCCTTTGAGCTCATCCAGGAGACGGACCAGAGCATCAAGGACAAGACCAAGACGTTGACTGCCTCCCAGGCCATGCCCGACATCTATTTCACATGGGCTGGCAGTTGGGCCAACAACTTCATTGATGGGGGACTCGCAGCAGATCTGACCCCGATCATTGCCCCGGGGACGGAGTGGGGCAATGACTTTGGCGAGTCCGCGCTCAAGGCGTTCGCCAAGGACGGCAAGTACTTCGCAGTTCCGCTCTACAACAACGGCAAGTTCATGGGTTACAACCAGCGCATCTTCAAAGAGCTGGGCCTGACACCGCCGTCCACATTCGATGAACTGATCTCTTCCTGCTCCGTGCTGAAGGGAGCAGGCTACGAGCCGATCTCGTTCGGGAACAAGGACGGTTGGCCGGGGCTCCACTACCTGCAGCAACTGTTCGCCTACGAAGTGCCGGCCGATACGCTGCAAGCCGACTTCAGTCCGGCAACGGCCAAGCTGGAGGACCGGGGCTACCTCAAGGCAATGGACCAGTTCACCCGTTTGGTCAACGAGTGCACCGGCAGCGGCAAGGACTCCAACGGAGTCCTTTACACCACGGCGCAGCAGGCCTTGGCTGAGGGTAAATCAGGTATGTATTACCAGGAGATCCTTGAATTCGACTCCACTGCTTCTGCCGACTCAAAACTCAAGCAGGACGGGTTGGGCATCTTCAAGCTCCCCGCCGCAGCAGATGCCAAGGGCGATACACAAGCGATCGAAGGTTCCCCTGAGGGCTACATCATCAATGCCCGTTCCAAGAACGCCGCACTTGCAGCTGATTTCATGAAGTTCGTTACCAACAGCCAGAACGCTGCCAAGCTCTCTGCCCCGCCGTACGGCCAGCCCAGTGCGGTCAAAGGCGCGGTTTCCACGGAGAACTCTTCCGGACCCGTCATCGAGGGTATCAAGCAGGTGAACGAAGCTTCCGCAGCCATCACATGGCTGGACTCGGTTACTGTTCCTGCTGTTGCTGACGCCTGGTTGGCTGGTGGGGAGGCCTTGGTGGCTGGAACGCAAACCCCGGATCAGGTTCTTGCCTCTGTTCGGGCTGCTTCCAGTGCAGCAAAGTAG
- a CDS encoding sugar ABC transporter permease: MTVSDTAWKPAASPPAPVSAKSPRNRTNKSARSRRWRNFVWVLPAVLLLGVFAYLPLVQNLGFSFLKWDIYSGRQTFVGADNYVRMLNDPIFWKSLLNNTLYAIISIAFQVFGAIILAAMIEGLRSQRWRGILRAVYFVPSAISLTVAGLLFYFIYEPEMGILNAALDVLGLGNFTQAWLGQENTAIFAIIAMSQWQGFGYCTLLFSVALQRIPSELYEAASIDGVGPLQRFFSISLPLVREMTGLMMIVTVSGAFQVFNEVMVMTSGGPNNSSQVLGTWLYRSGFVRNDFGYAAAVATAVFIITLVLAVIQLRISKKRRVQW, from the coding sequence ATGACTGTTTCCGATACTGCCTGGAAGCCCGCGGCTTCGCCGCCGGCGCCCGTTTCCGCTAAGTCGCCTCGAAACCGCACCAACAAGTCAGCCCGGTCGCGTCGCTGGCGCAACTTCGTTTGGGTGTTGCCAGCGGTCCTGCTTCTAGGCGTCTTTGCTTACCTGCCACTGGTACAGAATCTGGGCTTCAGTTTCCTCAAGTGGGATATCTACAGTGGCCGCCAGACCTTTGTTGGCGCTGACAACTACGTCCGCATGCTTAACGACCCCATCTTCTGGAAGTCACTCCTTAACAACACCCTTTACGCCATCATCTCCATTGCTTTCCAAGTGTTCGGGGCGATCATCCTTGCAGCGATGATCGAGGGACTACGAAGCCAGCGGTGGCGGGGAATCCTTCGAGCCGTCTATTTCGTACCCTCTGCTATCTCACTGACGGTGGCAGGCCTCTTGTTCTACTTCATCTACGAACCAGAGATGGGCATCCTTAACGCGGCGCTGGATGTCCTTGGCCTGGGGAACTTCACTCAGGCATGGCTGGGACAGGAGAACACGGCCATCTTTGCCATCATCGCCATGAGCCAATGGCAAGGCTTCGGGTATTGCACGCTTCTGTTCTCCGTGGCACTGCAGCGGATCCCTTCCGAACTGTATGAAGCAGCGTCCATCGACGGCGTCGGTCCCCTCCAGCGGTTCTTCTCAATTTCCCTGCCACTCGTCAGGGAAATGACCGGGCTGATGATGATCGTCACCGTATCCGGGGCCTTTCAAGTGTTCAACGAAGTCATGGTGATGACCAGTGGAGGCCCCAACAATTCAAGCCAGGTCCTTGGCACGTGGCTCTACAGAAGCGGATTCGTCCGCAATGACTTTGGCTACGCGGCCGCCGTCGCCACTGCTGTCTTCATCATCACGTTGGTCCTGGCCGTCATACAGCTTCGTATCTCCAAGAAAAGGAGGGTCCAATGGTGA
- a CDS encoding carbohydrate ABC transporter permease, translating to MVTRSAVLLVLGRVLVKAFLIALAVVVVYPLVWMLLNGVKSNSELFSNPFALPVAWKWDNYVTAWNRGVGDYLTTSVLVTVASTIATVFISAWAAYGLTRVNIPFNRVVLILILGGLMLAPTVALIPLVKMFQSLGLYNNLWALLILYTAFRVPFTTFLIRAYMMDLPAEVDEAASVDGASKARAFWQVILPMCKPILVSTVLLNILFTWNEYLFAMVFTSGGALQTLPVGLTNLMSKHGTDYPVVFAGMAIAAIPVIVLFFAGQRYFIRGLADGVGK from the coding sequence ATGGTGACGCGCTCAGCTGTGCTGCTGGTGCTCGGTAGGGTCCTCGTCAAAGCGTTCCTCATTGCACTCGCCGTCGTGGTTGTTTATCCGTTGGTCTGGATGCTGCTCAACGGCGTGAAGTCCAACTCCGAACTGTTCTCCAATCCCTTCGCCCTGCCGGTCGCGTGGAAATGGGACAACTACGTCACCGCATGGAACCGAGGGGTGGGCGACTATCTCACTACAAGCGTCTTGGTCACTGTTGCTTCCACCATTGCCACGGTATTTATCAGCGCTTGGGCTGCCTATGGACTGACCCGGGTAAATATCCCGTTCAACAGGGTGGTGCTGATTCTCATCCTTGGCGGCCTGATGCTCGCTCCCACAGTGGCACTGATCCCGCTGGTCAAGATGTTCCAGAGCTTGGGACTGTACAACAATCTCTGGGCGCTTCTGATTCTGTACACAGCCTTCCGTGTTCCCTTCACGACGTTCCTCATCCGGGCCTACATGATGGATCTGCCCGCAGAGGTGGATGAAGCCGCCTCAGTGGATGGGGCCTCAAAGGCACGCGCGTTTTGGCAAGTCATCTTGCCCATGTGCAAGCCGATCTTGGTTTCGACGGTTCTCCTGAACATCCTGTTTACCTGGAACGAATACCTATTCGCCATGGTGTTCACCAGCGGGGGAGCGCTACAAACCCTTCCCGTGGGGCTCACCAATCTGATGTCCAAGCACGGCACGGACTACCCCGTGGTTTTCGCAGGTATGGCCATTGCGGCAATTCCGGTGATCGTGCTGTTCTTCGCGGGGCAGAGGTATTTCATCCGTGGTCTCGCGGATGGAGTGGGCAAGTAG
- a CDS encoding DUF6318 family protein, with amino-acid sequence MYKPADAKGKAQNVPVPVMPDLAKENSKAGLEAFIGYWYAQQNYAAETGDQSMWSQLSAPECQTCKRIEKGISDSHIHGRWSVGGSISIPAIESLWLDGARNQQAKVQVIQEQIDYFNADGTPGRASEAATNSAFGLFATYGSAGWTVTNLGIIN; translated from the coding sequence TTGTACAAACCCGCCGATGCCAAGGGGAAAGCACAGAACGTGCCCGTTCCCGTCATGCCCGACCTGGCGAAGGAGAACTCGAAGGCCGGACTGGAGGCGTTCATTGGGTACTGGTACGCGCAACAGAACTACGCTGCGGAGACCGGCGATCAATCTATGTGGTCCCAACTCAGCGCACCCGAGTGCCAGACCTGCAAGCGGATAGAGAAAGGCATCAGTGATAGCCACATCCATGGTCGGTGGTCGGTCGGCGGCAGCATCTCTATCCCGGCCATTGAGTCCCTGTGGTTAGACGGAGCAAGGAACCAACAAGCGAAGGTCCAAGTCATCCAAGAGCAGATCGACTACTTCAACGCTGATGGGACTCCGGGGCGTGCCTCGGAAGCGGCCACAAACTCTGCTTTTGGCCTATTCGCGACATATGGTTCCGCAGGTTGGACGGTGACCAACCTTGGCATCATCAACTAA
- a CDS encoding Asp23/Gls24 family envelope stress response protein: MEDQNVQLDPVPGGEIPGTGRTIISEAAVAKVAGIAARTVPGVYSLGSAPSRALGAIRDAVGSSDHAAGVRAEVGETQVAVDITLVALYGHPLHGVANQVRAAVYRAVEELVGLQVIEVNIEITDVFIAPPAKPAGSKAVVVEREALQ, translated from the coding sequence ATGGAAGACCAGAATGTGCAGCTTGATCCCGTGCCCGGGGGCGAAATCCCTGGCACCGGACGCACCATCATCTCCGAGGCCGCCGTCGCCAAAGTTGCGGGTATCGCTGCCCGCACAGTGCCTGGCGTCTACTCCTTGGGCTCCGCTCCGTCCCGAGCGCTGGGCGCTATTCGCGACGCCGTCGGCAGCTCGGACCATGCAGCAGGGGTTCGCGCCGAGGTGGGGGAAACCCAAGTGGCGGTGGACATCACCTTGGTTGCGCTCTACGGTCATCCCCTGCACGGCGTCGCCAACCAAGTCCGCGCCGCTGTATACCGCGCCGTGGAGGAATTGGTTGGTCTTCAAGTGATTGAGGTCAATATCGAAATCACTGATGTTTTCATTGCACCGCCGGCGAAACCCGCCGGAAGCAAGGCAGTGGTAGTGGAAAGGGAGGCACTCCAATGA